Proteins from a single region of Cryptococcus neoformans var. neoformans JEC21 chromosome 6 sequence:
- a CDS encoding cleavage and polyadenylation specific protein, putative, giving the protein MHALHQTLLPSSSIHHSLFLPHFTPSTIYPLPKPPAALDTLDVKVIGNLVVAGAEVLRVFEIREESVPIIENVKLEEDVAEGEKDVQMEEVGDGFFDDGHAERAPLKYQTTRRLHLLTQHELNGTITGLAATRTLESTIDGLDRLIVSFKDAKMALLEWSRGDIATVSLHTYERCSQMNTGDLQSYVPLLRTDPLSRLAVLTLPEDSLAVLPLIQEQSELDPLSEGFSRDAPYSPSFVLSLSDMSITIKNIQDLLFLPGFHSPTIALLFSPMHTWSGRLQTVKDTFCLEIRTFDLSSGTSYPLLTSVSGLPSDSLYLVACPSELGGIVLVTSTGIVHVDQGGRVTAACVNAWWSRITSLKCSMASVSQKLTLEGSRCVFVTPHDMLLVLQNGAVHQVRFSMEGRAVGVIEVLDKGCVVPPPSDLTVAGDGAVFVGSAEGDSWLAKVNVVRQVVERSEKKKDEMEVDWDEDLYGDINDAALDEKAQELFGPAAITLSPYDILTGVGKIMDIEFGIAASDQGLRTYPQLVAVSGGSRNSTINVFRRGIPITKRRRFNELLNAEGVWFLPIDRQTGQKFKDIPEAERATILLSSEGNATRVFALFSKPTPQQIGRLDGKTLSAAPFFQRSCILRVSPLEVVLLDNNGKIIQTVCPRGDGPKIVNASISDPFVIIRRADDSVTFFVGDTVARTVAEAPIVSEGESPVCQAVEVFTDTTGVYRTFEPSKSESSEPISHQIDSENKPNITNGINGTTARSARQTQLTPQQIKRLQEQEPAITTEAPSMETAINSPHGTQWLALVTRGGELQIRSLPDLQIVLQSEGLASSAPSFTDDLGENPGYVLGEKREEGEEEDEIIQMVFCPIGKGTVRQHLLALHHSGRLNAYEAQPRFTVDASSHSRRSLAVRFRKVHTQLLPISGGVGTTNGNARLPYTIVPFNNIEGLTGAFITGEKPHWIISSEAHPLRAFALKQAAMAFGKTTHLGGKGEYFIRIEDGSFICYLPPTLNTDFAIPCDRYQMERAYTNITFDPTSAHYVGAASIEVPFQAYDEEGEIQLGPDGPDLIPPTNQRSTLELFSQGSDPWKVIDGYEFDQNEEVMSMESVNLESPGAPGGYRDFIAVGTGFNFGEDRATRGNTYIFEILQTVGPQGGGGPGSVPGWKLVKRTKDPARHPVNAVNHINGYLLNTNGPKLYVKGLDYDSQLMGLAFLDIQLYATTVKVFKNFMLIGDLCKSFWFVSLQEDPYKFTTISKDLQHVSVVTADFLVHDGQVTFISSDRNGDMRMLDFDPTDPDSLNGERLMLRTEYHAGSAATVSKVIARRKTAEEEFAPQTQIIYATADGALTTVVSVKDARFKRLQLVSDQLVRNAQHVAGLNPRAFRTVRNDLLPRPLSKGILDGQLLNQFALQPIGRQKEMMRQIGTDAVTVASDLQALGGFW; this is encoded by the exons ATGCACGCTCTCCACCAGacccttctcccctcatcctccatacACcactccctcttcctcccacaCTTCACCCCGTCAACCATCTACCCTCTCCCAAAACCACCTGCAGCGCTCGATACTCTCGATGTCAAGGTCATCGGCAACCTTGTCGTCGCCGGAGCAGAAGTCCTGAGAGTGTTTGAAATACGGGAAGAGAGTGTCCCGATAATAGAAAATGTCaaactggaagaagatgtggcTGAGGGCGAGAAGGATGTGCAGATGGAAGAAGTCGGCGACGGATTCTTTGACGATGGTCATGCAGAA CGAGCTCCGTTAAAATACCAAACGACTAGGCGGCTGCATCTCTTGACGCAACATGAGCTCAATGGCACGATAACGGGTTTGGCAGCTACGAGAACGCTTGAGAGTACCATCGACGGTTTAGACAGGTTGATTGTGTCGTTCAAGGACGCAAAG ATGGCACTTTTGGAATGGTCAAGAGGGGATATCGCAACAGTGTCTTTGCATACCTACGAGCGATGCTCTCAAATGAACACTGGTGACTTGCAGAGCTATGTCCCACTGCTCAGGACAGATCCGTTATCGAGATTGGCTGTTCTTACTCTTCCTGAAGACTCGTTGGCGGTTTTGCCTTTGATTCAAGAGCAGTCAGAATTAGACCCATTATCAGAAGGCTTCTCCCG TGATGCACCTTACTCGCCCTCATTTGTTCTCTCCCTTTCAGACATGTCTATAACCATTAAGAACATTCAAgatctccttttccttcccgGCTTCCACTCCCCCACTATCGCACTCCTCTTTTCACCCATGCACACTTGGTCAGGTAGATTACAAACTGTTAAAGATACATTTTGCTTGGAGATTCGTACCTTTGACCTTTCTTCCGGCACTTCCTATCCCCTCCTCACATCTGTCTCTGGTCTCCCTAGCGACAGTCTGTACCTTGTCGCATGCCCTTCTGAACTCGGCGGCATCGTCCTTGTGACCAGCACCGGTATCGTGCATGTCGATCAAGGTGGTCGAGTGACTGCTGCTTGCGTCAATGCCTGGTGGTCCCGAATTACATCCCTCAAATGCTCAATGGCTTCTGTATCCCAGAAACTTACCCTCGAAGGATCTCGGTGTGTCTTTGTCACTCCTCATGACATGCTGCTCGTCCTTCAGAATGGTGCCGTCCATCAAGTGAGGTTTAGCATGGAAGGCAGGGCGGTCGGAGTGATTGAAGTGCTAGATAAGGGATGTGTCGTTCCTCCCCCATCAGATTTGACTGTGGCGGGTGATGGTGCCGTGTTTGTCGGTTCTGCGGAGGGTGATTCATGGTTGGCCAAAGTCAATGTTGTCAGGCAGGTGGTAGAAAGgtcagagaagaagaaggatgagatggaagtAGACtgggatgaag ATCTGTATGGTGATATTAATGATGCTGCACTTGACGAAAAGGCCCAAGAACTGTTCGGTCCCGCTGCAATCACTCTTTCTCCTTATGACATTTTGACAGGTGTTGGGAAGATTATGGATATTGAGTTTGGTATCGCTGCTTCCGATCAAGGA TTACGCACTTATCCCCAATTGGTGGCTGTCAGTGGTGGATCTCGCAACTCAACCATCAACGTCTTCCGT CGAGGTATCCCTATAACAAAGCGCCGCCGATTCAACGAGCTGCTCAATGCCGAAGGTGTCTGGTTCCTCCCTATCGACAGACAAACGGGGCAAAAATTCAAGGATATCCCCGAAGCGGAGAGGGCAACAATATTGCTGAGCAGTGAAGGAAATGCCACCAGA GTCTTTGCGTTGTTCTCTAAACCTACGCCCCAGCAGATTGGTCGGCTTGACGGCAAGACCTTGTCAGCAGCACCATTCTTCCAGCGATCATGCATCCTGCGTGTTTCTCCCCTAGAGGTCGTTCTCTTGGATAATA ATGGTAAAATCATTCAAACCGTCTGCCCTCGTGGTGATGGTCCCAAAATTGTAAATGCCAGTATCTCGGATCCGTTCGTGATCATCCGCCGAGCGGACGATAGCGTCACTTTCTTTGTCGGTGATACTGTTGCAAGAACGGTTGCTGAAGCTCCCATCGTCTCGGAAGGA GAATCTCCCGTTTGCCAGGCGGTAGAGGTCTTTACAGACACCACCGGCGTCTACCGTACTTTCGAGCCTTCCAAATCCGAGTCCTCGGAGCCCATCTCCCACCAAATTGACTCTGAAAATAAACCCAACATCACGAACGGCATAAATGGCACCACTGCGCGTTCCGCTCGCCAAACCCAGCTCACTCCTCAGCAGATCAAGCGATtacaagaacaagaaccTGCCATCACCACAGAAGCACCTAGCATGGAGACTGCAATCAACTCTCCACATGGCACTCAATGGCTTGCGCTTGTGACGAGGGGTGGCGAGCTACAGATACGGTCGTTGCCCGATTTGCAGATTGTTTTGCAGAGTGAGGGTTTGGCATCGTCTGCACCGAGTTTTACGGATGATTTGGGTGAGAATCCGGGGTATGTACTTGgtgagaaaagggaagagggtgaagaggaggatgagattaTACAGATGGTGTTCTGTCCCATTGGAAAGGGAACTGTCAGGCAGCACTTGCTC GCTCTTCACCACTCGGGTCGATTAAACGCCTACGAAGCTCAACCTCGCTTCACCGTCGATGCATCATCCCATTCTCGTCGTTCGCTCGCAGTTCGATTCCGTAAAGTTCATActcaacttcttcccatctcgGGCGGTGTCGGTACCACCAACGGGAACGCTCGACTGCCTTACACCATCGTCCCCTTCAACAACATTGAGGGTTTGACCGGAGCGTTCATTACTGGAGAGAAACCGCATTGGATTATCTCGAGTGAAGCTCATCCTCTGAGGGCGTTTGCGTTGAAACAGGCGGCGATGGCGTTTGGTAAAACGACTCATTTgggtggaaagggagaaTACTTCATTAGAATAGAAGAT GGCTCCTTCATCTGTTACTTACCCCCCACACTCAACACTGACTTTGCTATCCCTTGTGATCGGTACCAAATGGAACGAGCTTATACCAATATAACATTCGATCCAACATCTGCTCATTACGTCGGAGCTGCTTCCATTGAGGTGCCGTTTCAGGCgtatgatgaagagggagagatcCAGCTGGGGCCAGATG GTCCTGACCTCATTCCCCCGACTAACCAACGATCAACTCTTGAACTTTTCTCGCAAGGTTCTGATCCTTGGAAAGTTATTGATGGTTATGAGTTTGATCAAAACGAAGAAGTCATGAGTATGGAAAGTGTGAACTTGGAATCGCCTGGTGCGCCGGGTGGCTATAGGGACTTTATCGCCGTGGGAACTGGTTTCAACTTTGGTGAAGATCGAGCTACGAGAGGGAAC ACATATATATTTGAGATCCTTCAAACTGTCGGACCGCAAGGAGGGGGAGGTCCTGGTAGCGTACCAGGGTGGAAATTGGTTAAGAGGACGAAAGACCCCGCGAGACATCCCGTGAATGCTGTAAATCACATTAACGGGTACTTATTGAACACCAATGGTCCGAAG CTCTACGTAAAAGGCCTTGACTACGACTCTCAGCTGATGGGTCTCGCTTTCCTCGATATCCAATTATACGCTACCACTGTCAAAGTGTTTAAGAACTTTATGCTCATTGGCGACCTTTGCAAGAGTTTTTGGTTTGTTTCGCTTCAAGAAGATCCCTACAAGTTCACGACCATCAGTAAAGATTTGCAACATGTCTCGGTAGTGACTGCAGACTTCCTTGTACACGATGGCCAGGTGACATTTATCTCCAGCGACAGGAATGGTGACATGAGAATGCTTGACTTCGATCCCACTG ACCCCGACTCGCTGAATGGTGAACGTTTGATGCTGAGAACCGAGTACCATGCTGGATCTGCCGCCACAGTATCGAAGGTGATTGCCAGGAGGAAGacagcagaggaagaatttGCACCGCAAACACAGATCATCTATG CTACGGCCGACGGAGCGTTGACAACTGTTGTATCTGTCAAGGATGCGAGGTTCAAGCGATTACAGCTCGTATCTGATCAACTGGTCAGGAACGCCCAGCATGTTGCGGGCCTCAACCCTCGGGCCTTCAG AACTGTTCGTAACGACCTCTTACCACGCCCTTTATCGAAGGGTATCCTGGATGGTCAACTTCTCAACCAATTCGCTCTCCAACCGATAGGAAGGCAAAAAGAGATGATGCGACAGATTGGTACGGACGCCGTTACTGTCGCTAGTGATTTGCAGGCCTTAGGCGGTTTCTGgtaa